The genomic interval acTATAAACAatctttttactctttttttaattagttacaTGTACTTAATAACTATCAGATTTCAACTAATTGTGGGAAATATAATATTCCAGTCCCAgacaaaatccaaaacttatgatcttaaaattaaaattttaacacttatccgcgcgtagcgcggagatcGAATCTAGTTAACTTAAATATTAAAGATTTGTCCGTGATCGGTGGTATTCCTACTATCATTACAAATTGATATCTATCTCAGAAAGGTTTAATGCTATAAATGTGCAGCAAGCATTTGAATGTGCGAATGGTAAATTGTTTGAATTAATATCGTTCTTAATGTAACGAATGTAGCCACCATTGACACCATTTGATTAACTCGGGTTCGATCCAACATTTTCGACACCGATCTTGTTTTCTCTCGTCGTGATTTGTACTTTTCACGCGATAAAAACCAACTGAGACGTCCAAAAACTTATCGAACTGAGATCAGGCCGAGTTCACACCCGTACTTGCATGCAAAATTGTTATTATATACtgtataaattaaattacaaatatGAAATTGATTGCAAGATAGAGACAATAGATCATATACACTGACGGTTCGAACATGCTATTGTAATGATACAGAACAGGAAATCGCCAGAATTAAGTATACCAAACTAGCTTGTTTATCATTACATTTAAAAGAAccattatatataatattaattttggaCCGACTTAAGAAGAGAATGCCTGACAAAAGAGAAAGGGTACATCATATTTGAACATCATATCGAGAGACTTCTAACTTCTAAAAAATCAATGTCGGTTTTACACGACACGGATAATTACTAAATCGTACCAAAATCCACCAACTAAAATTATTTCCCTTGATTGAAACGCTAATTAATCTACTTTTGAAAAGATTAATCTACTTTAATTataacaatattattattttaataatacaaaacGAGACGACGATCGCAAGAAGAACACAAATACTTCCTCTTGATCTTGAAACAGAGGGGAACGAAACAAAACATCCATTTTCTTTCGACATCAAGCATTTGCACTTTACCTCCACAATACGG from Raphanus sativus cultivar WK10039 unplaced genomic scaffold, ASM80110v3 Scaffold2068, whole genome shotgun sequence carries:
- the LOC130505185 gene encoding uncharacterized protein LOC130505185 translates to MCLVCLCDDEETELGRQQAPGSCPYCGGKVQMLDVERKWMFCFVPLCFKIKRKYLCSSCDRRLVLYY